Sequence from the Megalops cyprinoides isolate fMegCyp1 chromosome 9, fMegCyp1.pri, whole genome shotgun sequence genome:
TATTGTTTGCAGATGATAGTCATTTGCTGTTTGTACGGGGTGTCTCCAGTGAAACAGCACCTAAGAAATTCTGCCATGATGCAACACttgcaaaagaaaatgttcttttgaaGTACCCTTTCCTGGGTGTATTTAATATACACTCATTCTGCTGAATACTGAGAGGTGTGGATCTTGGTGTGTCTTTGACAGCTCTTCCCAAGCATAAAGAGCAGCGCAATTTGCTAACTGATTAAAGTCTATTGTAAGTTAGCTCAGAGTTGTTGCCTGTAGGACTGGGTTCTGCTCTGTACAAACTTTCTTCAGTGGTGGTGCTCCTGAAcattcctcttcctcctgaagaaaaaaacaagacacaatGCAAGAAAAGGAAGCTATGAAACATGTACACATAGAACAGCTAAGCGATAAAGATAAAAGTTCTTTATCGCAATGAGAAAGTGACACAGAAAGTGCAACATTCTTATTATAGGTTATAGTGAGTTTTCCCACAGCTATTGTAGAATGCTCATGTCCTTTAACCATCCTGAGCAAGTTACACTGAGGGGGAAAGGGTGCTTTACCTGAGCAGTGAGGGGTAGTAGGTCCTCCTTAATCAGTGTTGGTGGCTCGTCAGCAACATTACATATCTGCAGTGATGGCCCTGGGtgcaaattcaaaaacaaaaaaaatgttgaaacatGACATGAGGCTGTAATACACTATAAGTATGTGACTTATTCTGTGAGGTGATAACACAAATAATGTTTAAAGAAAAAGCAGAGACGCAGTaacagaatgtgaaaaatgtacagGTAAAACTGACATGATAAACAACAAAACCTCCTTGAAAAACCTTTTTCAAGGGACactacagacaaacagacactaAGTGGTAGGAGTGTTCGTCCTTCAGCTCTTGCTCTTGTGCTGTCCATTTGTCAGTATCAAGCAGAAGTGTACATTACGGGTAATGGAGCTCTTAGAGTGAGAGCGTCTGTGTGCGCATTACGGTTCTGCACCCTCACCCTCCATGCTCTCTTGGCCCAGCATGGGAGGCTGTGAGTCGTCTGTGCGGAAGTCAGAGGTATGGGCGGGGCTGACTGGCTCACTGGCCTGCGGGCTGGAGTTGCTGCTACTGTCAACTTTGGGCTGGTAAATGTCAGACAGGGAGCTCTGGTTGCTGTTCTCATCTGTGACAAAACACAAACGATGAGGAAGAGAACAGGCCTCTGGAGTGCAAAGGACCAAATTCCTCTCAGAGTTACCTTAACCATTAGGATATTTCCCTACCCTGGAAGTCCAGCAAGACTGAGCGAGCATTTTCTGAGACCGTGTCTGCAGAAAACTTCTTGAGCCCCCTTGCTCCATCTACATTGACTTTACTCCTGTCTTTCTGTAGGGAAAAGCAATGGTGaaatgcagaggagagagagagtagttTACTTTCAGATCTGTGTAACACCACATTTGTTGATCACAATCATTTGCACAAATGATATGTCAATAATTTGCACTCATTCAACTGAAACGCCTTTATGGGGTGAAAAATAATGGTTGCATTGTGACACAATTGATTAAATAGTACGACAGTGTGGTAATTGTGCctgaataacataaaatatagtCCACTTATGATGGGTATAAATTATACCCATTATTCAGTTACAAACCCTTTATACAGGTATAAAATAACTTATCCTACCTCTTTTGTGTCTACTACGGGCACCCACTTAAATATTTGCAAAGATGTGTCCCCCACAGTCACCCACTTCTTCTCCCTAAGAAAAACGACAGTACTTTTATGATTAGGGCAATTGtcaatatatatttacacagaacATGAAGAAATCCCTGTACCACCTCCTTTTCAATGTAAATGTCCAACGTTTTGGGTCTTTGTCCAAGAAAGCCACATCATCATATTTTTGATTACATCTAACCTATATGGACATGCATCTATCTTTAACTGACTGATACAAATAGATAAATAGAGTACGTACGGTCATGTAGTATAGGAGAAAATATTAAACTTATATTTCGTTACCTAAGTTTCGTCAAACCATAATTTTTCAATCAGTCATCAATAATAACAGCTAATTGCTTAAAGTGGAGTAATGAGTTCTGCttccacaaaataatgtaaggtaacatATTATCAAATTAAACACGAAGTGTAAAGTTCGATGACAGGCGTTTGAATCGGGTTGTGATAATCCTTATCTGCTACCATTATCTGGCCGAGTAGTCAGCTGTATGTCTTCAAACTTGGGTTCTCTAAGGAATTCacaatgagaagaaaaaagatggatCTCTCAATAAGATATTAGCAACTCCAACATCCACATAAAACATAGCGGAATTGCTGTCCTCTAAATCTCATTTTGACAGCTGAACACTCCTTTGTTTTACGCAATCCTCCGAATCAGCCTTTCAAAATCCTCAAATTGATACCACGTCTCAACAAGAAGCCACTAATCGATTGGACGGTTGGTTTAACTTTCTTGTTATTGGCTACAATTACTGTCATTGCGTACCAAACTCGTGCCTACTTCCTGCCTACTAAAGTTTCTGTTTAAGAAACGTTTATAAGATATTTCTCTCGTTCCGTTTATTTTCACTTACCATCTACGAACCCTTTCTATAGCCGCCATGACCTTCTTAATGTCATCTTTAGCGCGACTTCGGGTCTCGGCTCGAACTGACCGTCCGGACATGTTTAAAGCTTGCAGTACTCTATCTTGGTCTCTTTTCCGCTTTTCTTATTCCTTCTCCGAGCGAATCGCTTTTCGCTCGTTAATCGTACGCATGACCTCGCGATACTTTACCACCCACTCGCTTGCCCTCCCAGTGGAAAGAACGCCCTCTGTAAGTGCTATGAGGTCGTTGACTGAGCGCAAGTGGAAAGTAGTTGTGAAAATCGGGCTGACTGCATTTGCTGCTTCTGAATACAAATTTATGCAGCATGTGGTTTTGGTGCGAGACATAGAtaagccaaaaataaaactgattcaGGGAAATCTACACTGCAAATATCAATATGGGCAAGTGTTTAGTGCTTTATAAGCACTAAAGTTTATAAGCTTTCAcccttttttttgcaaatcgGCAACaatacagatatatacagatAATTTTGTAGACCATCCAAGTATATTCCAACAAATGAAATGCCTTTCTGTCAAAACCATAAAAACTTAAACCTATCTTGCGTGAAACACATGATAGTTTCTTAGAAgttgtgcacacaaacacaacagcttaGCAATAGCAATCATCTGAGACAAATATGAAGAAATACTTAgacgtatatgtgtgtgtgtatgtatatgtatatataaatagcCAACTATATATAAACATGTATGAAATGGAAACTATGTGCATAcgaaatttttaatttataaaaaaaattaatatattttttaaataaatattttaaatgattgaaaCTATACTAAAAACTACATTGCCTGATTTATTCATTGGCCGAAGTTCTTCAGCGATGACTGACGTCAATCGATGTGTCGCGAATGAAGTTGAGTTTGCAGCAGTCCGTAAAGGGATTTATGTAAAGGAAATACACGCGTGAGGCAGTGCGGGCATGCAGGATTTGAATGGAATTTTCTTGCAATCAGCATTTCAACTAACATTCAAGTAATTATACCTATGTAATAAATATCGATTGACTGGGGATATCTCTAACTTGCTAGCTATGGCTTTATATTTAAAAGCCGCTGAGATTCTTGACAAAGTGGAGCGTAAAGAGGGGGCTGTGAAAACTTTGGTGTACGACAGTAAATTTCAGGTAAGACgatcttttttcttcatttctggCACTTTTtgaatttgatcattttattttaatcagtgGGAGTCTCTTGAATAGCCACAGACTGTCATACTGTGGCTTGAATAGCCACAGACTGTCATTTGGCGTTGTAGCTGATTCGCCTCCTATACTAGCTTACTGTATTTCCTAACGGTTTGCTAGataggtcacagtttttcaTTCAAGGAAAATGGTTGGCAGTTAGCTGACCATTATAGTAGCCTACTGCAGGTTTGAAATTGATGCTGGCAGCCAGAGCCCCTGTCAAATACTTTTAAACTACTTTTAGTCAACTAGCTACTATTAAGTTGATAATCAAATGAAATCTGGctgtaaacaaaacacttgGCAATGTATGGTAACTGTGATACGCTGTTAAACAAAGTAATGTGTGTGCTTGACTCTGTTTCTCTTAGAACATCAAGCAGCTCTTTGCCTTGGTCTGCGAGACACAGAAATTCTCTCCTGTGCTTGAGGACATCATCACCACAACCAAACTGCTGAAGGAGACAAAACTCAAAATGAACCTAGCCAAAGTAACTGATTTTATACTAACACTGGGGACTTCAGTGCATCTCCTTAAGATGAATATTATTGGGTTGTCACCACAACTTGTCCACAGCTGACATAACAACTACTCTGCATCTTTCCCCAGGTTCTTGTGTACGATTTCCTGATTGGACAGGGGTTGAAATGTGGTGGGAGCTGGAAGGCTATGATGATGAAACATAAATCCCGATTGCAATCCACACTGGCCCGCTTGAAGGTCCAGAGGAAGGTCAGCCGCAACCAGGACCTGTTGTCCACAAGCAGTCAGCAGGTTGAGGGTGCGTTGTTTTGAGTATCACAATGGCCACAAATTGTTTTGGGTACGTTAGACTGCAAATAAATACCATTATTTGTTCCTTAGACTCAGGAGAACTATCAAAAGTCAGACATTTCAAAGGATATCTGACCATGGATGTTTCATTAAAAGAGGTCATGTAACTTGAAATGAGCTTGTACCCCTCTGCTTCATAGGTGATCAGTTGCCACGGTATGTGCGTGTGAACACATTGAAGACCACTGTGGGAGATGTCATTGACTACCTGAAAAGAGAGGGTTTCTCATACCAGGGACAAGCCAGCAGGTCAGTCCTGGTACCCCTGtatcacatacacataaacatctTCTCAGGAAGTAGAGTGGAGCCTTCTGGGATTTTGTTTCTGACCTGGGTCAGGATATGTGACATCGACAGGAATGCATATGCAGTTCTGAAAATGATATAACCCTGCCCTTGTGGCCTAATTCAGGGTTGATGTCTTCCTGCGGAATTTTATGTACGAAGTACAATGGTTACTATGTTGTGTATTCTGCAGGCTTGGAGACCTGACCAGTCTGTCTGGGAAAACGTTTCTGTCTGATCTGCACCTCCCTGATCTGCTCGTCTTTCCTCCCAAAATGGACTTTCATGCTCACTTTCTCTACCAGGCAGGACACATCATTTTGCAGGACAAGGTCAGTGCCTGGTCTATTCAAAAAGCAAATATATCCGTTGACGTGGACTGAGTTCCATCATCTCACTTCTTGCATCTCCGTCCTGTGTCACTGCAGGCCAGCTGTCTCCCTGCCTACCTCCTAAACCCCCCTGAGGGGGCCCACGTCCTGGATGCTTGTGCTGCTCCCGGGAATAAAACCAGCCACCTTGCTGCCATCATGGGCAACAAGGGGTAAGGTCCATTTCGCTTTCAAATTTAGATACAGATTTCTAGTATGTATTCTAAATGCCCAAGTCACCGTCCATTTGAGTCAGCCAATACTTTTTCGCGAGTAATGTCTTATCATCCTGTCCTTATCTCATCAATCAGGAAGCTGTTTGCCTTTGACCTGGATGCAAAGCGTCTGTCCACCATGAGCACCCTCCTACTTCGTGCTGGTGTCACATGTCAGCAGCTGGCCAATCAGGACTTTCTGAAAGTGAACCCAGAGAGTCCTGAGTACAGCCAGGTGGAGTACATACTACTCGACCCATCCTGCAGTGGGTCAGGTAGGGGCTAATGATTGTTTTGATTTGGGCATATGTTCGAACTGTGAGTGTAGCGCAGGGTGGTGTGTGACAGGATGTGAGTGTAAGGGAGACTGCATGTGACAGGGCAGTAAATGTATGTACGTATCTCATGTATGCTGtgtgagagtgctgtgtgtgtaatgcattgtgtgtgacAATGCTGTGTCTGTAACTCAGGTATGGGGcgtgacagtgctgtgtgtgcctCTCAGGTATGGTGTGCCTGCAAGACAGCCGCTCAGAACCCCAGGAGGAGGCAGGACGATTGCAGGCCCTGGCAGCGTTCCAGCTGCGCTGCCTGAACCATGCCCTGCGATTCCCCCGTCTGCAGCGTCTGGTGTACTCCACCTGCTCCATACATACACAGGAGAATGAGGAAGTAGTGGCCGCCTGCCTGCAGCAGAATAAGGGCTACAGGTAATGAAAGAGAACACTGATGGAGAGGACTCGCTACAAGCAAGATTATGACTGCAGTTAGGATGGGGTCACAACACATCACACGCACGCACTTCTTGCTTTGTTGCTTTGATTTGGCCAGGGGTAGATAGACGTAAACACTACAGTCAGTCCTGGTGCAAAATGAggtattttgttattgttgctggGTGGAGAACCCAGATATGGTGAAATACTACATGTCAAGATATGAATTCAGAGAGgagatcattttatttcaagctctaccacaacATGGTGTTCCCTTTTTTTGGAGTTGGAATTGATTTGCAGATCAATTAAAATAGCCACGTAATaatatttgtgaatttgtgCTGCTGAGCTGTGGCCCTCTGGGGCCTTAATCTAGCAGGTTGTCAGGGTCTATTCCACAGAACTATGAAGTTTTGAACTACTAGAAGTTTTAGAGAAACCGAACTGAGTCAGTTAGGACAGAAGCTGAATTCAGTATGGTAAGCGACTGTTTGGCTCAAAGAAATGTCCATCGCTGCCCATGATTGTCCATAGCTGTGACTCGTGTAAAAGTCCTCAGCGTAACTCTTTGAGAATGGATTTCAGCCTAAATTCATTCTCGCCAAAACGTTGCATCTGGAAATGTTCATAAAGTCATGTGACTTTGTACGGATGCTGTAAAATAACTTGCAGCAAAAAATTTGGACAGACTTTcagatggaaaacaaaatgtggcATTAGTCATTGCAGTGAAGGTCATATGATGTTGATGAACGTGCATACTAATGCAGGACTCCAAATATGGATGTAGGCATCTCATTTGGCCTTTTCACAGCTTTTCCTGTGCGGTGAGTTTGAGGCATAATAACAAAATTGCCATCCATTATTATGACCAGTGTCACTACACTATATTTGGACATTTTAAGATTGAAGTCCCATAGCTGCATTTTTCAAGTTCTGTAGTGTTGTCACCTCTTTATTATGGGATTGGCATTATTCCTTTGTGTCAGTGATGTGACTGGACTGTAATCAGATCGATTTCAAACAGATTTTACACAGACGGCGAATTACAAGCTTATTTTGGTCATTCGTGACCTGCACCAATGATTTTCTTTGAACATCCTCTCAAGTTATTAGGAGTCCTCATTAGTACTCTCAACTTTGTACCTTTTTATGAGTGATCAAAAGATTGAATGCTTTATGAACTATTTTCTGAAAGATTCTACACTTCTTAGATAAAGTGGACTTATTTTATTAGAAATTTCCACACTTAACTGTCCCCACTCTGAGGACTTTTCAGAATGCTGGCCCAGGACTCAGTAGGCCTGCTGTAACTGACTGCCTGCCATCTTCCCCTGTGTAGGCTGGTGCCTCTCCTGCCAGAGTGGCCTGAACGGGGGCTGGAGCCTCTAACGCAGTGCCTGCGTGCCAGCACCGCCAAGACCCGCACCCACGGCTTCTTCGTGGCCATGCTTGAGCGGCGCACCCTTGGGGAAGAGGAGAAGGGCCCACAGATACAGTGAGTGCAAGCATGCTGCTCAGTCAGTTTGATATGCTGTGGTTGGaaattttcaaaacagaaaaggatCTTTAAATGGCAAATAATCACCATTatgatgtacaaaaataaatccagCAGATCCAGGAATTCATAATGGTACCTTACCAaaatcattattacatttttctgctaACAATGTATTTGGTTGTCCCAAATGGTCCATTTTGAATCTGAACTAGTcatgaaactggaaaaaatatgcttttgaGTCTGACCTCTCATTCTGACTGCAGGCTGCATTACTCAGTTTTAGTCTATTAAAGATCTATGGGCCAAACATGATGGTCCGAGAATAACAGCATTGGCCTCTGTCCCTCACAGACCCCTAGTCTGTGCCACATCCCCAGAGGATACCTGTCTCAGTGAAACAGAGGTGGCAGCACAGGAGACCAGCTGTACTGAGACACCACCAGAGAGACTGAAGAccaagaagaggaagaacaaaaagaagaaaaaacccAAAGCTGAGGGTGATTGAGCGGTTATTAAACCAGGACATCTACAACAGAAGAGCTTGGCTCATACTAACGTGTGGCTCAGCCTTTTGGCAAGGACAGAGACTGCAGAAGTAAAgtgctaaaataaatgtaaagtacaGTAGTTGATCCACGCAGTGCAACCCAAGAGGtgtaatgtcacatttttatttaaacccATTTAAATTTCATGACATCGTAATGagcagagagcaagagaggaaaaagatatTTTACACTGCTCCAATCTGCACATTCATTCTCCGTTTCCATAGTCCAGCAGGAATGATCATCAGAGGAACAAACAGAGCCACAGCGGCTGACATACAggtacacgcatacacacgcacgcacgcacgcacgcggCAACAGCCCTACCTACACAGGCCTACTCCAATCAGTCTcagtcacagcacagctctcCCGCATTCACAATCACAAGAATTCAGCAGCAGAGTCAGTGTGTGTCCGtattcactgtaaaacattttggtgTGGCTTTATTAAGTGACACAGAAAAGTCTGGTCCCTAGATCAGTCTatttttcacagacacacacagtcagtcaatAGTTTAGCACACTTCTACTTATTTACAAACAGCTTTCCACAATCAAAAgtaaagtctgtttttttttcttttttttcccctcaaggGACTAGGGTGAGGAGAGGCCCTTGTGAActatgaatgtaatttaaaagcTACTCCAAACCGTCAGTGGTTTGTTCTGATCATTACTGTAGccatcactttaaaaaaatctctactacaaaacacaaaaaagtaatgtCCAATGTTTAAGAAATGGTGTATACATTGTAATTTGCCCTTACAGTGAGGGCAATGATAATATGTAATGGCTCATTAAATAAGGTTGTGATCAAGCTTCAAACACATGAGACTGAGTGGCAACTCCTCCCACCCAAGTTTTTCCCTCCTGCTATTGGAGGGATAATTTCCTTAGAAGTAATGCTGCCTTGTGTGGAGAATTCTGCAATAATGTGTACTGTGACAGACAAGTAAAATTCAAGCTCAAGCTACTGTAGTAAATATTAGCAGAGGCCAACTGAACAGCTCATTAACTGCCAAAGGGAAGGACTTTCACCAACTCCTCCAGTCAGCTTTGGCTTTTGTCACTGTTCCCTGCTCATGTATAACGCTTATTTCTTAAACCAAGGGGTAAATGCACTGTTCCCTTCTGAGCACAAGGCATATCAGATGCAGATCCCTCTGCGCATTTCATGTCAGTAAATTCCAAAATAGAATAGGATAAAGGGATGCACAGAGAACCTCTGAACTGCAACAGCTGAGACTCCAATATTCACATGGGTCATTTCCACAGTGACTGCTGTTCCACATGCCCAGCACCTGTGCTTCAGATGCCACCAGACATATGCTTAGGTAAAGTACAGTTCACACAAGAAGCAATCGCACAAGACGCCCGGAGAATGCCGACTGTGTAATGCCACACACAGCGGCCCTGACCAAGGTGGCATGGATCCATACCCCCTACGAATGGCCCTCAACTAGGAGCAACCAGTTGACAAAGGCCTGCACGacccagacagacagcagtagtATTTTAACACTGCACATCCAGTGCtcgtttacatttaaaaagtagaaCATTTACAGGCGGAcacttttttctcatttattccTCCATCTGTAACTAAAAGTAAAGAGATTCCAAAGAACAAtaatttggaaaacaaaaaaaaattctacccTTTTGTAAACATACTGCCTCAGTGAGCCAAGCTTGAAGGAATTCTAAATAGCAAACTGcttcaatacaaaaatatagcTGTGATTCTTcagctgatttaaataatttgaaCATTTGTTGCCTGCATGTAGCCAATCATCCCTCGCACATTCATACTGCCCTGTCAGCTACTAACTAGTCCAGGAGAGGAGTTGGCTTCAACAGAACAAGCTGGAGTGAAAGCTACTTTTGTACCATACACATTGTAGAACACCAacaatggttttattttctttaatcttATTCACAAAACAACTTGTTTAAGGAGACAGACACTGAGCATCTATTTCATCTCACTCAAATACACTGTAAGAAAAATCTTGGCCTTTAAATTTCCCGCCAAAGGAAAAAATCACGCAATTCTTTCCACTTTGGTCCAGCTTGTCACACAAACTTGATTCTCCTGCCTTAGGAACTAGGTAGCTGCAGAATCCAATTATAGTCATGCACCCAAAAACATCCTTGAACTTTAACattaaatagtaaaaaaataacttgGACTTTCCAAgtacaaattaaaaattcacTCTTAAGTCAGATTCG
This genomic interval carries:
- the nsun5 gene encoding probable 28S rRNA (cytosine-C(5))-methyltransferase, translating into MALYLKAAEILDKVERKEGAVKTLVYDSKFQNIKQLFALVCETQKFSPVLEDIITTTKLLKETKLKMNLAKVLVYDFLIGQGLKCGGSWKAMMMKHKSRLQSTLARLKVQRKVSRNQDLLSTSSQQVEGDQLPRYVRVNTLKTTVGDVIDYLKREGFSYQGQASRLGDLTSLSGKTFLSDLHLPDLLVFPPKMDFHAHFLYQAGHIILQDKASCLPAYLLNPPEGAHVLDACAAPGNKTSHLAAIMGNKGKLFAFDLDAKRLSTMSTLLLRAGVTCQQLANQDFLKVNPESPEYSQVEYILLDPSCSGSGMVCLQDSRSEPQEEAGRLQALAAFQLRCLNHALRFPRLQRLVYSTCSIHTQENEEVVAACLQQNKGYRLVPLLPEWPERGLEPLTQCLRASTAKTRTHGFFVAMLERRTLGEEEKGPQIQPLVCATSPEDTCLSETEVAAQETSCTETPPERLKTKKRKNKKKKKPKAEGD
- the LOC118783228 gene encoding B-cell CLL/lymphoma 7 protein family member B-A-like produces the protein MSGRSVRAETRSRAKDDIKKVMAAIERVRRWEKKWVTVGDTSLQIFKWVPVVDTKEKDRSKVNVDGARGLKKFSADTVSENARSVLLDFQDENSNQSSLSDIYQPKVDSSSNSSPQASEPVSPAHTSDFRTDDSQPPMLGQESMEGPSLQICNVADEPPTLIKEDLLPLTAQEEEECSGAPPLKKVCTEQNPVLQATTLS